One Ensifer adhaerens genomic window, GTGCCCCGGCGATAGATCGAAGGTTGCGGCACGCTCCGACCAGTAGGCCTTGATCTCATCCCGCAGGTTGTAGTTCCGCCGATCCGTTACGTCGCTCATGTCGATACCGCCGTCTCTGTTTGGAGGCGTTCTAAAAGATAAATGTTGACTAATAAAGTCATGAAACATTAGATCGCCACGATTTTCCCAGCGGAGCAGAAAACAATGCGGTTTTTCAACAGGGTGGCTGTGGCCGCCACGGGTTTTTGCGTGCTTTTTTCAACGGCCGCCTTCGCTGATGTCGTGACGTTGAAAGACGTGACCGGCCGCGATGTCGAGGTCAATGTACCGGTCGAACATGTCATCCTCGGCGAAGGCCGCCAGATCTATTTCCTCGGTGCGCTTGACCGTGACGATCCATTCAGGCGCGTCGTCGGCTGGCGTGACGACCTTTCCAAGGCTGATCCCGAAAGCTACGCCGCCTATCTTGAGAAATACCCTGATATCGCCAAGCTGCCGACCTTCGGCGGGATGAAGGACGGCACCTTCGACATCGAGCAGGCGGTGGCGCTGAAGCCCGATGTCGTGCTGATGAACGTCGATGCAAAGACCGCGACGGAAGAGGCCGGTTATATCGAAAAGCTCGCCAAGGTCGGCATTCCGCTCGTCTATGTCGACTTCCGCGAAAAGCCGATGGAAAACACCGAGCCGAGCATGCGCGTGATGGGCAAGCTGCTCGGCAAGGAAGAGAAGGCCGAGGAGTTCATCAAGTTCCGTGCCGAAAGCATCGCCAAGGTGACCGACGCTTTGGCAAAGGCCAACCCGAAGAAGCCGCTGGTCTTCGTCGAGCGCGCCGGCGGGTACTCCGACGATTGCTGCATGTCCTTCGGCAACGAGAATTTCGGCAAGATGGTCGAATTCGCCGGCGGGGTGAACATGGCGAAGGACATCATTCCCGGCACCTTCGGCACGGTCAATCCGGAGCAGATCATCGCCGCAAACCCGCAGCAGATCATCATCACCGGCGGCAACTGGCAGGGTTACGTGCCGGGCGGCGCCTGGGTCGGCGTCGGTTATGGCGCCGATCAAAAGGAAGCGGCCCGCAAGCTTGAAAACCTGACCAAGCGCCCGGCCTTCACCGGCGTGCAGGCGGTCAAGGACGGCCAGGTCCATGCCATCTGGCACCAGTTCTACAACAACCCCTATCAGTTCGTCGCGATCCAGCAGATCGCCAAGTGGCTGCATCCGGATCTTTTCGCCGACCTCGATCCGGAAGCGACGTTCAAGGAGCTGCATGAGCGCTTCCTGCCGCTTCCCTACAAGAGCGGATACTTCGTCTCATTGACGACCAGCAAGTAAGCAGACCGACAGCCGGAGGGGGAGGTCTCTACGACGCCGCGCGTCTTAGCAGACGCGCAAAGGTCGCCGTAGCACTTTGAATTGCTGCATGTTTTCGTCTTTAAATCGCATGCGATTTAAAGAAGCAGCAGCGGCGTCACGATCGAAAGGAATGACCATGTCGATCTTCAGGAAAATCGCTGCGGCGATGATCGCGGCGATCTTGCTTACGGCACTGCCCGTCAGCGCTGCGGAAATCATCGACGTCACCGGCCGCAAGGTCGAAATCGCGTTACCCGCCAAGCGCATCCTGCTCGGCGAGGCGCGGCAGATCCATGTCGCGGCGGCGCTGAAAGGCGAGCATGTCTTCGACACGATCGTCGGCTGGCGCGACGATCTCCTGAAGAAGGATCCGGATTCCTACGCCGCCTATGTCGAGCGTTTCCCCGAGATCGAGAAGCTGCCACGCTTCGGCTACATCCCCTCGGGCGATTTCAGCCTCGAAGCGGCCATTGCGCTGAAGCCCGACGTGCTGACCCTGAACCTCGAAGCCGAGAAGGCGGTGGAGGAATCGGGTTTCTTCGATAAGGCTGCGGCCGCTGGAATTGCCGTCGTCTACCTCGATTTCCGCGTCGATCCGGCGGCCAACAGCGAGAAGTCGGTGGAAATCCTCGGCCAGCTTTTCGGTGCCGAGACGAAGGCGCGCGAATTCATCGAATACCGCAACGCCCAGATCGCGCTGGTGACGGACCGCCTGCAGAAAGCGGGGGCAATCGCGCGCCCGAAGGTCTTCATCGAGCGTTCGCCCGGCATCACCGGCGACGTCGTCTGCTGCCGAACGTTCGGACCGGCGAATTTCGGCAAGATGGTGGAAGAGGCCGGCGGCCACAATATCGGCTCGGATGTGATCAAGGGCACCTTCGGCGACCTCAATCCCGAGCAATTGATCGTCAGCGATCCTGACCAGGTCATCATCACCGGCAGCAACTGGTCGGCCGAATCCGATCTCAACCAGTTCGTCAGCGTCGGTCGCGGTGCCGATACGGCGGCGGCCGTGGAGCGTTTGCGTGGCCTGATGCAGCGCCCGGGCTTCCCCGGCCTAAAGGCGGTGAAGGAAAATAACGTGCACGCCGTCTGGCATCAGTTCTACGGCGCGCCCTACGAGTTCATTCCGATCCAGCAGTTTGCCAAGTGGTTCCATCCGGAACTTTTTGCCGACCTCGACCCGGACCGGACGTTCCGAGAATTTCACGAGAAGTTCCTGCCGGTGACCTATCGCCCCGGCTACTTCGCCTCGTTTCCGAAGGGTGGTGAGTGATGGTTGCCATGACCGACCAGGTTTCCGGCATTGAGGGACGAGGGCGTTACCGCGCGCTCGTCCTGCGCCGTTTGGTGTTGATCTTCTGTCTGCTGGCCGCGCTCTTTGCGTCTGTCGCGGTCGACATGGCGCTTGGCCCTGCGAACTACCCGCTCGCCGATGTGCTGGCGGCGCTGTTCGGTCCGGAAACGGTGAGCGACCAGCTCCGGGTGGTGATCTGGGATATCCGCATGCCGATCGCGTTGATGGCGGTCACGGTCGGAGCCTCGCTGTCGGTCGCCGGTGCGCAGATGCAGACGATCCTCGCCAACCCGCTGGCAAGTCCGTTCACGCTCGGCATTTCCGCCGCTGCCGGCTTCGGCGCGGCCCTCGGCCTCGTTGCCGGTGTCGCGGTCTTTCCGGTCGCTGTCCAATACATGGTGCCGATCAACGCCTTCCTGATGGCGATGCTGGCGGCGCTCTTCATCCACTTCGCCTCCACCATGCGCGGCGTCACGGTCGAAACGATCGTGCTCCTCGGCATCGCACTCGTCTTTACCTTCAATGCCGCGCTGTCGCTGCTCGAATACCTTGCCTCCGAACAGGCGCTGGCCGCGGTCGTGTTCTGGACGATGGGCAGCCTCACCAAGGCAACCTGGCCGAAGGTCTGGATCACCGGCGCCGTACTCCTCTTCGCCTTGCCGCTCTTTGCAAGGCACGCCTGGGCGTTGACCGCGCTTCGGCTCGGCGACGACAAGGCGGCGAGCTTCGGCATCAATGTTCGCCGGCTAAGGCTCGAAGCGATGATGACGGTCAGCCTGCTTGCGGCAATTCCGGTCTCCTTTGTCGGCACGATCGGATTCGTCGGCCTCGTCGGTCCTCACATCGCCCGCATGCTGGTCGGCGAGGATCAGCGCTTCTTCCTGCCGGCCTCGGTGCTCTGCGGCGCGCTCTTGCTTTCCGTCACCTCCGTCGTCAGCAAGATGCTGATCCCGGGCGCTGTGCTGCCGATCGGCGTCATCACCGCGCTTGTCGGCGTGCCCTTCTTCTTCGTGCTGATTTTCACCAACAGGAGGCGCGCATGGTAAGCCTGTCGCTGGATAACGTCGGCGCGAACTATGGCCGGCGAACGGTGCTGTCGGACGTTAACACCGGTGTGCTCCGGGGCGGTGGCCTGACGGCAGTGATCGGTCCCAACGCCGCCGGCAAGTCGACGCTGTTCAAGCGCATCGCGAACCTGACGTCAGGGCCTGGTACCGTCCACCTTTCGGACACGGTCAAGGGACCCGAAGGCATCTGCTACATGCCGCAGGATACGGGCGCGAATGCCGTGCTCACCGTTTATGAATCGGTGCTCCTGTCGGCCAAGCAGGGATCGGGCTGGAAGGTGAAGGATGCCGAACTCTCGGAAATCGACCGGGTGCTCGGCGAATTGCGGATCGCCGACCTCGCCTTTCGCGGGCTCGGCGAACTCTCGGGCGGCCAGCGTCAGCTCGTCTCCATTGCCCAGGCCCTGGTGCGCAAGCCCGAAGTGCTGTTGATGGACGAGCCGACCTCGGCGCTCGATCTCTTCCGCCAGATCGAAGTGCTCGACTTCATGAAGCGCCTGTCGGCACAGTCGGGCATGGCGGTGCTGATAGCGCTGCACGATCTGAACCATGCGCTGCGCTATTGCGACGACACGATCGTCATCAGCGGCGGATCGGTGCTGGCGAGTGGTCCGACCCATGAGGTCATCACTGCGGACATGCTGCGCTCCGTCTACCGCGTCGAGGCGCGTGTGGAAGCTTGCTCGATGGGGCGCCCGGTCGTCATCGTCGACGAGTCGCTCT contains:
- a CDS encoding ABC transporter substrate-binding protein translates to MRFFNRVAVAATGFCVLFSTAAFADVVTLKDVTGRDVEVNVPVEHVILGEGRQIYFLGALDRDDPFRRVVGWRDDLSKADPESYAAYLEKYPDIAKLPTFGGMKDGTFDIEQAVALKPDVVLMNVDAKTATEEAGYIEKLAKVGIPLVYVDFREKPMENTEPSMRVMGKLLGKEEKAEEFIKFRAESIAKVTDALAKANPKKPLVFVERAGGYSDDCCMSFGNENFGKMVEFAGGVNMAKDIIPGTFGTVNPEQIIAANPQQIIITGGNWQGYVPGGAWVGVGYGADQKEAARKLENLTKRPAFTGVQAVKDGQVHAIWHQFYNNPYQFVAIQQIAKWLHPDLFADLDPEATFKELHERFLPLPYKSGYFVSLTTSK
- a CDS encoding ABC transporter substrate-binding protein, which gives rise to MIAAILLTALPVSAAEIIDVTGRKVEIALPAKRILLGEARQIHVAAALKGEHVFDTIVGWRDDLLKKDPDSYAAYVERFPEIEKLPRFGYIPSGDFSLEAAIALKPDVLTLNLEAEKAVEESGFFDKAAAAGIAVVYLDFRVDPAANSEKSVEILGQLFGAETKAREFIEYRNAQIALVTDRLQKAGAIARPKVFIERSPGITGDVVCCRTFGPANFGKMVEEAGGHNIGSDVIKGTFGDLNPEQLIVSDPDQVIITGSNWSAESDLNQFVSVGRGADTAAAVERLRGLMQRPGFPGLKAVKENNVHAVWHQFYGAPYEFIPIQQFAKWFHPELFADLDPDRTFREFHEKFLPVTYRPGYFASFPKGGE
- a CDS encoding FecCD family ABC transporter permease, which gives rise to MVAMTDQVSGIEGRGRYRALVLRRLVLIFCLLAALFASVAVDMALGPANYPLADVLAALFGPETVSDQLRVVIWDIRMPIALMAVTVGASLSVAGAQMQTILANPLASPFTLGISAAAGFGAALGLVAGVAVFPVAVQYMVPINAFLMAMLAALFIHFASTMRGVTVETIVLLGIALVFTFNAALSLLEYLASEQALAAVVFWTMGSLTKATWPKVWITGAVLLFALPLFARHAWALTALRLGDDKAASFGINVRRLRLEAMMTVSLLAAIPVSFVGTIGFVGLVGPHIARMLVGEDQRFFLPASVLCGALLLSVTSVVSKMLIPGAVLPIGVITALVGVPFFFVLIFTNRRRAW
- a CDS encoding ABC transporter ATP-binding protein, coding for MVSLSLDNVGANYGRRTVLSDVNTGVLRGGGLTAVIGPNAAGKSTLFKRIANLTSGPGTVHLSDTVKGPEGICYMPQDTGANAVLTVYESVLLSAKQGSGWKVKDAELSEIDRVLGELRIADLAFRGLGELSGGQRQLVSIAQALVRKPEVLLMDEPTSALDLFRQIEVLDFMKRLSAQSGMAVLIALHDLNHALRYCDDTIVISGGSVLASGPTHEVITADMLRSVYRVEARVEACSMGRPVVIVDESL